Proteins from a genomic interval of Panthera tigris isolate Pti1 chromosome A2, P.tigris_Pti1_mat1.1, whole genome shotgun sequence:
- the PWWP3A gene encoding PWWP domain-containing DNA repair factor 3A isoform X1, with amino-acid sequence MTDAKYVLCRWEKRLWPAKVLARTEVATKNKRKKEFFLSVQILSLDEKKTRSKMSSRPWLVAGNGRFCPRRIEVRSTEVEALRVAHIERIASTLESTLGPSLFRTPCAAVCERWDLLVASVASGVHKNETRTSQNEVPAEPLEELAYRRSLRVALDVLNESTGLPQESPSREERTALCSREKPMELASLLCGPASSCVQEAVPGRSGPERRERVHPRLSGSPTCQKDPKCKVDHKKELRKSGSPQALVVPPARGGSQHGSGSRTCCASRTTPSKRGRSSAREPTVGQSAPSLSEGDDEESRLPAPRSPPTVKEEGLWAKGRDPSLPLPGPTGPPAPGRPACPDAQGLPAKRPCPDSGQRPPAARLEPGAVASPRQGPGRCRALPGAARLHLPAPRASTEETGDLRVLVEEAKARPTSGESVERAPIRSVLDEEEDEEEPPRILLYHEPRSFEVGMLVWLKHQKYPFWPAVVKSVRRREKKASVLFIEGHMDPKGRGITVSLRRLKHFDCKEKQELLNEAKEDFDQAIGWCVSLITDYRVRLGCGSFAGSFLEYYAADISYPVRKSIQQDVLGTRFPQLSKGDPEEPVTGSPQGRRRPRRKVLPDRSRAARDRANQKLVEYIVKARGAEGHLRAILRNRKPSRWLKTFLNSGQYVTCVETYLEDEEQLDLVVKYLQGVYQETGSRVLARINADRIRFVLDVLLPEAIICAIAAVDAVDYETAEAKYLRGPSLSYREKEMFDNQILEERSQRC; translated from the exons ATGACCGACGCCAAGTATGTCCTCTGCAGATGGGAAAAGCGATTATGGCCTGCAAAG gtTTTGGCCAGAACGGAGGTGGCaacaaaaaataagaggaaaaaggaattttttctaAGTGTTCAAATACTCTCCCTAGATGAAAA GAAAACACGTTCGAAAATGTCTTCGCGGCCTTGGCTGGTAGCAGGTAACGGGCGTTTCTGTCCCCGCAGGATTGAGGTGAGGAGCACGGAAGTGGAGGCCTTGAGGGTGGCGCACATCGAACGAATCGCTTCCACGTTGG AGTCTACCCTGGGACCGAGCCTGTTCCGGACTCCCTGCGCGGCCGTCTGCGAGCGTTGGGATCTGCTGGTCGCATCCGTGGCCTCCGGTGTACATAAGAATGAGACCCGGA CCTCCCAGAATGAGGTTCCTGCTGAACCCCTAGAGGAGCTGGCCTACAGACGCTCGCTTCGAGTGGCCCTGGATGTTTTGAACGAGAGCACAGGTCTGCCTCAAGAAAGCCCTTCTAGGGAAGAAAGAACTGCTCTGTGTTCACGAGAGAAGCCCATGGAACTGGCCTCCTTGCTCTGTGGACCTGCCTCTTCCTGCGTCCAGGAGGCTGTGCCGGGCAGATCTGGACCCGAGAGGAGGGAACGTGTCCACCCGAGGCTGTCAGGTTCCCCCACTTGTCAAAAGGACCCCAAGTGCAAGGTGGACCACAAGAAGGAGCTCAGGAAGAGTGGAAGCCCACAAGCCTTGGTAGTCCCGCCAGCCAGAGGTGGTTCTCAGCATGGTAGTGGGTCGAGAACGTGCTGTGCAAGTCGGACAACCCCTAGCAAAAGGGGAAGAAGTTCAGCTCGGGAGCCCACTGTGGGTCAGAGTGCCCCTTCCCTCTCGGAGGGAGACGACGAAGAAAGCCGCCTGCCAGCCCCCCGCTCACCTCCCACAGTGAAGGAGGAGGGTCTCTGGGCCAAAGGTCGAGACCCCAGCTTACCTTTGCCTGGCCCCAccgggcccccagccccagggcgccCAGCCTGCCCGGATGCCCAAGGCCTCCCTGCCAAGCGGCCTTGCCCCGATAGTGGCCAGAGGCCACCCGCGGCTCGGCTGGAGCCGGGGGCAGTGGCGTCCCCCAGGCAGGGGCCCGGGAGATGCAGGGCTCTGCCCGGCGCTGCCAGACTCCACCTGCCTGCCCCCCGGGCATCCACGGAGGAGACGGGAGATCTTCGAGTCCTCGTGGAGGAAGCTAAAG CCCGTCCGACTTCGGGGGAGTCCGTGGAGCGTGCGCCCATCCGTTCCGTTCTGGACGAGGAGGAGGACGAAGAGGAGCCCCCCCGCATCCTGTTGTACCACG aaCCACGCTCCTTTGAAGTAGGAATGCTGGTCTGGCTGAAACACCAGAAGTACCCCTTCTGGCCAGCAGTG GTCAAGAGCGTCCGGCGAAGGGAGAAGAAAGCCAGCGTGCTCTTCATTGAGGGGCACATGGACCCGAAAGGGAGAGG CATCACCGTGTCTCTCCGGAGATTGAAGCACTTTGACTGCAAAGAGAAACAGGAACTTCTG AACGAAGCCAAGGAGGACTTCGACCAGGCCATCGGCTGGTGCGTCTCCCTGATCACGGACTACAGGGTCCGGCTCG GCTGTGGCTCTTTTGCTGGCTCCTTCCTGGAGTATTACGCGGCTGATATAA GTTACCCTGTCCGCAAGTCCATCCAGCAGGACGTGTTGGGGACCAGGTTTCCCCAGCTGAGCAAGGGGGACCCCGAGGAGCCTGTGACGGGGAGCCCTCAGGGAAGGAGGCGGCCTCGCAGGAAGGTCCTCCCCGACCGCTCGCGGGCTGCCCGGGACCGGGCCAACCAGAAGCTGGTGGAGTACATCGTGAAGGCCAGGGGCGCCGAGGGCCACCTGCGGGCCATCCTGAGGAACAGGAAGCCGTCCCGGTGGCTGAAGACCTTCCTGAACTCGGGCCAGTACGTGACCTGCGTGGAGACGTACCTGGAGGACGAGGAGCAGCTGGACCTGGTGGTGAAATACCTCCAGGGCGTCTACCAGGAGACGGGCAGCAGGGTGCTGGCACGGATCAACGCCGACAGGATCCGCTTCGTCCTGGACGTCCTTCTGCCTGAA GCCATCATCTGTGCGATCGCTGCGGTGGACGCCGTGGATTACGAGACGGCCGAGGCGAAGTACCTCCGAGGACCTTCGCTCAGCTACCG ggaaaaagaaatgtttgataACCAGATCCTGGAAGAAAGGAGTCAGCGGTGCTGA
- the PWWP3A gene encoding PWWP domain-containing DNA repair factor 3A isoform X4 produces the protein MTDAKYVLCRWEKRLWPAKVLARTEVATKNKRKKEFFLSVQILSLDEKKTRSKMSSRPWLVAGNGRFCPRRIEVRSTEVEALRVAHIERIASTLESTLGPSLFRTPCAAVCERWDLLVASVASGVHKNETRTSQNEVPAEPLEELAYRRSLRVALDVLNESTGLPQESPSREERTALCSREKPMELASLLCGPASSCVQEAVPGRSGPERRERVHPRLSGSPTCQKDPKCKVDHKKELRKSGSPQALVVPPARGGSQHGSGSRTCCASRTTPSKRGRSSAREPTVGQSAPSLSEGDDEESRLPAPRSPPTVKEEGLWAKGRDPSLPLPGPTGPPAPGRPACPDAQGLPAKRPCPDSGQRPPAARLEPGAVASPRQGPGRCRALPGAARLHLPAPRASTEETGDLRVLVEEAKARPTSGESVERAPIRSVLDEEEDEEEPPRILLYHEPRSFEVGMLVWLKHQKYPFWPAVVKSVRRREKKASVLFIEGHMDPKGRGITVSLRRLKHFDCKEKQELLNEAKEDFDQAIGWCVSLITDYRVRLGCGSFAGSFLEYYAADISYPVRKSIQQDVLGTRFPQLSKGDPEEPVTGSPQGRRRPRRKVLPDRSRAARDRANQKLVEYIVKARGAEGHLRAILRNRKPSRWLKTFLNSGQYVTCVETYLEDEEQLDLVVKYLQGVYQETGSRVLARINADRIRFVLDVLLPEGKRNV, from the exons ATGACCGACGCCAAGTATGTCCTCTGCAGATGGGAAAAGCGATTATGGCCTGCAAAG gtTTTGGCCAGAACGGAGGTGGCaacaaaaaataagaggaaaaaggaattttttctaAGTGTTCAAATACTCTCCCTAGATGAAAA GAAAACACGTTCGAAAATGTCTTCGCGGCCTTGGCTGGTAGCAGGTAACGGGCGTTTCTGTCCCCGCAGGATTGAGGTGAGGAGCACGGAAGTGGAGGCCTTGAGGGTGGCGCACATCGAACGAATCGCTTCCACGTTGG AGTCTACCCTGGGACCGAGCCTGTTCCGGACTCCCTGCGCGGCCGTCTGCGAGCGTTGGGATCTGCTGGTCGCATCCGTGGCCTCCGGTGTACATAAGAATGAGACCCGGA CCTCCCAGAATGAGGTTCCTGCTGAACCCCTAGAGGAGCTGGCCTACAGACGCTCGCTTCGAGTGGCCCTGGATGTTTTGAACGAGAGCACAGGTCTGCCTCAAGAAAGCCCTTCTAGGGAAGAAAGAACTGCTCTGTGTTCACGAGAGAAGCCCATGGAACTGGCCTCCTTGCTCTGTGGACCTGCCTCTTCCTGCGTCCAGGAGGCTGTGCCGGGCAGATCTGGACCCGAGAGGAGGGAACGTGTCCACCCGAGGCTGTCAGGTTCCCCCACTTGTCAAAAGGACCCCAAGTGCAAGGTGGACCACAAGAAGGAGCTCAGGAAGAGTGGAAGCCCACAAGCCTTGGTAGTCCCGCCAGCCAGAGGTGGTTCTCAGCATGGTAGTGGGTCGAGAACGTGCTGTGCAAGTCGGACAACCCCTAGCAAAAGGGGAAGAAGTTCAGCTCGGGAGCCCACTGTGGGTCAGAGTGCCCCTTCCCTCTCGGAGGGAGACGACGAAGAAAGCCGCCTGCCAGCCCCCCGCTCACCTCCCACAGTGAAGGAGGAGGGTCTCTGGGCCAAAGGTCGAGACCCCAGCTTACCTTTGCCTGGCCCCAccgggcccccagccccagggcgccCAGCCTGCCCGGATGCCCAAGGCCTCCCTGCCAAGCGGCCTTGCCCCGATAGTGGCCAGAGGCCACCCGCGGCTCGGCTGGAGCCGGGGGCAGTGGCGTCCCCCAGGCAGGGGCCCGGGAGATGCAGGGCTCTGCCCGGCGCTGCCAGACTCCACCTGCCTGCCCCCCGGGCATCCACGGAGGAGACGGGAGATCTTCGAGTCCTCGTGGAGGAAGCTAAAG CCCGTCCGACTTCGGGGGAGTCCGTGGAGCGTGCGCCCATCCGTTCCGTTCTGGACGAGGAGGAGGACGAAGAGGAGCCCCCCCGCATCCTGTTGTACCACG aaCCACGCTCCTTTGAAGTAGGAATGCTGGTCTGGCTGAAACACCAGAAGTACCCCTTCTGGCCAGCAGTG GTCAAGAGCGTCCGGCGAAGGGAGAAGAAAGCCAGCGTGCTCTTCATTGAGGGGCACATGGACCCGAAAGGGAGAGG CATCACCGTGTCTCTCCGGAGATTGAAGCACTTTGACTGCAAAGAGAAACAGGAACTTCTG AACGAAGCCAAGGAGGACTTCGACCAGGCCATCGGCTGGTGCGTCTCCCTGATCACGGACTACAGGGTCCGGCTCG GCTGTGGCTCTTTTGCTGGCTCCTTCCTGGAGTATTACGCGGCTGATATAA GTTACCCTGTCCGCAAGTCCATCCAGCAGGACGTGTTGGGGACCAGGTTTCCCCAGCTGAGCAAGGGGGACCCCGAGGAGCCTGTGACGGGGAGCCCTCAGGGAAGGAGGCGGCCTCGCAGGAAGGTCCTCCCCGACCGCTCGCGGGCTGCCCGGGACCGGGCCAACCAGAAGCTGGTGGAGTACATCGTGAAGGCCAGGGGCGCCGAGGGCCACCTGCGGGCCATCCTGAGGAACAGGAAGCCGTCCCGGTGGCTGAAGACCTTCCTGAACTCGGGCCAGTACGTGACCTGCGTGGAGACGTACCTGGAGGACGAGGAGCAGCTGGACCTGGTGGTGAAATACCTCCAGGGCGTCTACCAGGAGACGGGCAGCAGGGTGCTGGCACGGATCAACGCCGACAGGATCCGCTTCGTCCTGGACGTCCTTCTGCCTGAA ggaaaaagaaatgtttga
- the PWWP3A gene encoding PWWP domain-containing DNA repair factor 3A isoform X2: protein MTDAKYVLCRWEKRLWPAKVLARTEVATKNKRKKEFFLSVQILSLDEKIEVRSTEVEALRVAHIERIASTLESTLGPSLFRTPCAAVCERWDLLVASVASGVHKNETRTSQNEVPAEPLEELAYRRSLRVALDVLNESTGLPQESPSREERTALCSREKPMELASLLCGPASSCVQEAVPGRSGPERRERVHPRLSGSPTCQKDPKCKVDHKKELRKSGSPQALVVPPARGGSQHGSGSRTCCASRTTPSKRGRSSAREPTVGQSAPSLSEGDDEESRLPAPRSPPTVKEEGLWAKGRDPSLPLPGPTGPPAPGRPACPDAQGLPAKRPCPDSGQRPPAARLEPGAVASPRQGPGRCRALPGAARLHLPAPRASTEETGDLRVLVEEAKARPTSGESVERAPIRSVLDEEEDEEEPPRILLYHEPRSFEVGMLVWLKHQKYPFWPAVVKSVRRREKKASVLFIEGHMDPKGRGITVSLRRLKHFDCKEKQELLNEAKEDFDQAIGWCVSLITDYRVRLGCGSFAGSFLEYYAADISYPVRKSIQQDVLGTRFPQLSKGDPEEPVTGSPQGRRRPRRKVLPDRSRAARDRANQKLVEYIVKARGAEGHLRAILRNRKPSRWLKTFLNSGQYVTCVETYLEDEEQLDLVVKYLQGVYQETGSRVLARINADRIRFVLDVLLPEAIICAIAAVDAVDYETAEAKYLRGPSLSYREKEMFDNQILEERSQRC, encoded by the exons ATGACCGACGCCAAGTATGTCCTCTGCAGATGGGAAAAGCGATTATGGCCTGCAAAG gtTTTGGCCAGAACGGAGGTGGCaacaaaaaataagaggaaaaaggaattttttctaAGTGTTCAAATACTCTCCCTAGATGAAAA GATTGAGGTGAGGAGCACGGAAGTGGAGGCCTTGAGGGTGGCGCACATCGAACGAATCGCTTCCACGTTGG AGTCTACCCTGGGACCGAGCCTGTTCCGGACTCCCTGCGCGGCCGTCTGCGAGCGTTGGGATCTGCTGGTCGCATCCGTGGCCTCCGGTGTACATAAGAATGAGACCCGGA CCTCCCAGAATGAGGTTCCTGCTGAACCCCTAGAGGAGCTGGCCTACAGACGCTCGCTTCGAGTGGCCCTGGATGTTTTGAACGAGAGCACAGGTCTGCCTCAAGAAAGCCCTTCTAGGGAAGAAAGAACTGCTCTGTGTTCACGAGAGAAGCCCATGGAACTGGCCTCCTTGCTCTGTGGACCTGCCTCTTCCTGCGTCCAGGAGGCTGTGCCGGGCAGATCTGGACCCGAGAGGAGGGAACGTGTCCACCCGAGGCTGTCAGGTTCCCCCACTTGTCAAAAGGACCCCAAGTGCAAGGTGGACCACAAGAAGGAGCTCAGGAAGAGTGGAAGCCCACAAGCCTTGGTAGTCCCGCCAGCCAGAGGTGGTTCTCAGCATGGTAGTGGGTCGAGAACGTGCTGTGCAAGTCGGACAACCCCTAGCAAAAGGGGAAGAAGTTCAGCTCGGGAGCCCACTGTGGGTCAGAGTGCCCCTTCCCTCTCGGAGGGAGACGACGAAGAAAGCCGCCTGCCAGCCCCCCGCTCACCTCCCACAGTGAAGGAGGAGGGTCTCTGGGCCAAAGGTCGAGACCCCAGCTTACCTTTGCCTGGCCCCAccgggcccccagccccagggcgccCAGCCTGCCCGGATGCCCAAGGCCTCCCTGCCAAGCGGCCTTGCCCCGATAGTGGCCAGAGGCCACCCGCGGCTCGGCTGGAGCCGGGGGCAGTGGCGTCCCCCAGGCAGGGGCCCGGGAGATGCAGGGCTCTGCCCGGCGCTGCCAGACTCCACCTGCCTGCCCCCCGGGCATCCACGGAGGAGACGGGAGATCTTCGAGTCCTCGTGGAGGAAGCTAAAG CCCGTCCGACTTCGGGGGAGTCCGTGGAGCGTGCGCCCATCCGTTCCGTTCTGGACGAGGAGGAGGACGAAGAGGAGCCCCCCCGCATCCTGTTGTACCACG aaCCACGCTCCTTTGAAGTAGGAATGCTGGTCTGGCTGAAACACCAGAAGTACCCCTTCTGGCCAGCAGTG GTCAAGAGCGTCCGGCGAAGGGAGAAGAAAGCCAGCGTGCTCTTCATTGAGGGGCACATGGACCCGAAAGGGAGAGG CATCACCGTGTCTCTCCGGAGATTGAAGCACTTTGACTGCAAAGAGAAACAGGAACTTCTG AACGAAGCCAAGGAGGACTTCGACCAGGCCATCGGCTGGTGCGTCTCCCTGATCACGGACTACAGGGTCCGGCTCG GCTGTGGCTCTTTTGCTGGCTCCTTCCTGGAGTATTACGCGGCTGATATAA GTTACCCTGTCCGCAAGTCCATCCAGCAGGACGTGTTGGGGACCAGGTTTCCCCAGCTGAGCAAGGGGGACCCCGAGGAGCCTGTGACGGGGAGCCCTCAGGGAAGGAGGCGGCCTCGCAGGAAGGTCCTCCCCGACCGCTCGCGGGCTGCCCGGGACCGGGCCAACCAGAAGCTGGTGGAGTACATCGTGAAGGCCAGGGGCGCCGAGGGCCACCTGCGGGCCATCCTGAGGAACAGGAAGCCGTCCCGGTGGCTGAAGACCTTCCTGAACTCGGGCCAGTACGTGACCTGCGTGGAGACGTACCTGGAGGACGAGGAGCAGCTGGACCTGGTGGTGAAATACCTCCAGGGCGTCTACCAGGAGACGGGCAGCAGGGTGCTGGCACGGATCAACGCCGACAGGATCCGCTTCGTCCTGGACGTCCTTCTGCCTGAA GCCATCATCTGTGCGATCGCTGCGGTGGACGCCGTGGATTACGAGACGGCCGAGGCGAAGTACCTCCGAGGACCTTCGCTCAGCTACCG ggaaaaagaaatgtttgataACCAGATCCTGGAAGAAAGGAGTCAGCGGTGCTGA
- the PWWP3A gene encoding PWWP domain-containing DNA repair factor 3A isoform X8, whose product MTDAKYVLCRWEKRLWPAKVLARTEVATKNKRKKEFFLSVQILSLDEKIEVRSTEVEALRVAHIERIASTLASQNEVPAEPLEELAYRRSLRVALDVLNESTGLPQESPSREERTALCSREKPMELASLLCGPASSCVQEAVPGRSGPERRERVHPRLSGSPTCQKDPKCKVDHKKELRKSGSPQALVVPPARGGSQHGSGSRTCCASRTTPSKRGRSSAREPTVGQSAPSLSEGDDEESRLPAPRSPPTVKEEGLWAKGRDPSLPLPGPTGPPAPGRPACPDAQGLPAKRPCPDSGQRPPAARLEPGAVASPRQGPGRCRALPGAARLHLPAPRASTEETGDLRVLVEEAKARPTSGESVERAPIRSVLDEEEDEEEPPRILLYHEPRSFEVGMLVWLKHQKYPFWPAVVKSVRRREKKASVLFIEGHMDPKGRGITVSLRRLKHFDCKEKQELLNEAKEDFDQAIGWCVSLITDYRVRLGCGSFAGSFLEYYAADISYPVRKSIQQDVLGTRFPQLSKGDPEEPVTGSPQGRRRPRRKVLPDRSRAARDRANQKLVEYIVKARGAEGHLRAILRNRKPSRWLKTFLNSGQYVTCVETYLEDEEQLDLVVKYLQGVYQETGSRVLARINADRIRFVLDVLLPEAIICAIAAVDAVDYETAEAKYLRGPSLSYREKEMFDNQILEERSQRC is encoded by the exons ATGACCGACGCCAAGTATGTCCTCTGCAGATGGGAAAAGCGATTATGGCCTGCAAAG gtTTTGGCCAGAACGGAGGTGGCaacaaaaaataagaggaaaaaggaattttttctaAGTGTTCAAATACTCTCCCTAGATGAAAA GATTGAGGTGAGGAGCACGGAAGTGGAGGCCTTGAGGGTGGCGCACATCGAACGAATCGCTTCCACGTTGG CCTCCCAGAATGAGGTTCCTGCTGAACCCCTAGAGGAGCTGGCCTACAGACGCTCGCTTCGAGTGGCCCTGGATGTTTTGAACGAGAGCACAGGTCTGCCTCAAGAAAGCCCTTCTAGGGAAGAAAGAACTGCTCTGTGTTCACGAGAGAAGCCCATGGAACTGGCCTCCTTGCTCTGTGGACCTGCCTCTTCCTGCGTCCAGGAGGCTGTGCCGGGCAGATCTGGACCCGAGAGGAGGGAACGTGTCCACCCGAGGCTGTCAGGTTCCCCCACTTGTCAAAAGGACCCCAAGTGCAAGGTGGACCACAAGAAGGAGCTCAGGAAGAGTGGAAGCCCACAAGCCTTGGTAGTCCCGCCAGCCAGAGGTGGTTCTCAGCATGGTAGTGGGTCGAGAACGTGCTGTGCAAGTCGGACAACCCCTAGCAAAAGGGGAAGAAGTTCAGCTCGGGAGCCCACTGTGGGTCAGAGTGCCCCTTCCCTCTCGGAGGGAGACGACGAAGAAAGCCGCCTGCCAGCCCCCCGCTCACCTCCCACAGTGAAGGAGGAGGGTCTCTGGGCCAAAGGTCGAGACCCCAGCTTACCTTTGCCTGGCCCCAccgggcccccagccccagggcgccCAGCCTGCCCGGATGCCCAAGGCCTCCCTGCCAAGCGGCCTTGCCCCGATAGTGGCCAGAGGCCACCCGCGGCTCGGCTGGAGCCGGGGGCAGTGGCGTCCCCCAGGCAGGGGCCCGGGAGATGCAGGGCTCTGCCCGGCGCTGCCAGACTCCACCTGCCTGCCCCCCGGGCATCCACGGAGGAGACGGGAGATCTTCGAGTCCTCGTGGAGGAAGCTAAAG CCCGTCCGACTTCGGGGGAGTCCGTGGAGCGTGCGCCCATCCGTTCCGTTCTGGACGAGGAGGAGGACGAAGAGGAGCCCCCCCGCATCCTGTTGTACCACG aaCCACGCTCCTTTGAAGTAGGAATGCTGGTCTGGCTGAAACACCAGAAGTACCCCTTCTGGCCAGCAGTG GTCAAGAGCGTCCGGCGAAGGGAGAAGAAAGCCAGCGTGCTCTTCATTGAGGGGCACATGGACCCGAAAGGGAGAGG CATCACCGTGTCTCTCCGGAGATTGAAGCACTTTGACTGCAAAGAGAAACAGGAACTTCTG AACGAAGCCAAGGAGGACTTCGACCAGGCCATCGGCTGGTGCGTCTCCCTGATCACGGACTACAGGGTCCGGCTCG GCTGTGGCTCTTTTGCTGGCTCCTTCCTGGAGTATTACGCGGCTGATATAA GTTACCCTGTCCGCAAGTCCATCCAGCAGGACGTGTTGGGGACCAGGTTTCCCCAGCTGAGCAAGGGGGACCCCGAGGAGCCTGTGACGGGGAGCCCTCAGGGAAGGAGGCGGCCTCGCAGGAAGGTCCTCCCCGACCGCTCGCGGGCTGCCCGGGACCGGGCCAACCAGAAGCTGGTGGAGTACATCGTGAAGGCCAGGGGCGCCGAGGGCCACCTGCGGGCCATCCTGAGGAACAGGAAGCCGTCCCGGTGGCTGAAGACCTTCCTGAACTCGGGCCAGTACGTGACCTGCGTGGAGACGTACCTGGAGGACGAGGAGCAGCTGGACCTGGTGGTGAAATACCTCCAGGGCGTCTACCAGGAGACGGGCAGCAGGGTGCTGGCACGGATCAACGCCGACAGGATCCGCTTCGTCCTGGACGTCCTTCTGCCTGAA GCCATCATCTGTGCGATCGCTGCGGTGGACGCCGTGGATTACGAGACGGCCGAGGCGAAGTACCTCCGAGGACCTTCGCTCAGCTACCG ggaaaaagaaatgtttgataACCAGATCCTGGAAGAAAGGAGTCAGCGGTGCTGA
- the PWWP3A gene encoding PWWP domain-containing DNA repair factor 3A isoform X12 has protein sequence MTDAKYVLCRWEKRLWPAKVLARTEVATKNKRKKEFFLSVQILSLDEKIEVRSTEVEALRVAHIERIASTLARPTSGESVERAPIRSVLDEEEDEEEPPRILLYHEPRSFEVGMLVWLKHQKYPFWPAVVKSVRRREKKASVLFIEGHMDPKGRGITVSLRRLKHFDCKEKQELLNEAKEDFDQAIGWCVSLITDYRVRLGCGSFAGSFLEYYAADISYPVRKSIQQDVLGTRFPQLSKGDPEEPVTGSPQGRRRPRRKVLPDRSRAARDRANQKLVEYIVKARGAEGHLRAILRNRKPSRWLKTFLNSGQYVTCVETYLEDEEQLDLVVKYLQGVYQETGSRVLARINADRIRFVLDVLLPEAIICAIAAVDAVDYETAEAKYLRGPSLSYREKEMFDNQILEERSQRC, from the exons ATGACCGACGCCAAGTATGTCCTCTGCAGATGGGAAAAGCGATTATGGCCTGCAAAG gtTTTGGCCAGAACGGAGGTGGCaacaaaaaataagaggaaaaaggaattttttctaAGTGTTCAAATACTCTCCCTAGATGAAAA GATTGAGGTGAGGAGCACGGAAGTGGAGGCCTTGAGGGTGGCGCACATCGAACGAATCGCTTCCACGTTGG CCCGTCCGACTTCGGGGGAGTCCGTGGAGCGTGCGCCCATCCGTTCCGTTCTGGACGAGGAGGAGGACGAAGAGGAGCCCCCCCGCATCCTGTTGTACCACG aaCCACGCTCCTTTGAAGTAGGAATGCTGGTCTGGCTGAAACACCAGAAGTACCCCTTCTGGCCAGCAGTG GTCAAGAGCGTCCGGCGAAGGGAGAAGAAAGCCAGCGTGCTCTTCATTGAGGGGCACATGGACCCGAAAGGGAGAGG CATCACCGTGTCTCTCCGGAGATTGAAGCACTTTGACTGCAAAGAGAAACAGGAACTTCTG AACGAAGCCAAGGAGGACTTCGACCAGGCCATCGGCTGGTGCGTCTCCCTGATCACGGACTACAGGGTCCGGCTCG GCTGTGGCTCTTTTGCTGGCTCCTTCCTGGAGTATTACGCGGCTGATATAA GTTACCCTGTCCGCAAGTCCATCCAGCAGGACGTGTTGGGGACCAGGTTTCCCCAGCTGAGCAAGGGGGACCCCGAGGAGCCTGTGACGGGGAGCCCTCAGGGAAGGAGGCGGCCTCGCAGGAAGGTCCTCCCCGACCGCTCGCGGGCTGCCCGGGACCGGGCCAACCAGAAGCTGGTGGAGTACATCGTGAAGGCCAGGGGCGCCGAGGGCCACCTGCGGGCCATCCTGAGGAACAGGAAGCCGTCCCGGTGGCTGAAGACCTTCCTGAACTCGGGCCAGTACGTGACCTGCGTGGAGACGTACCTGGAGGACGAGGAGCAGCTGGACCTGGTGGTGAAATACCTCCAGGGCGTCTACCAGGAGACGGGCAGCAGGGTGCTGGCACGGATCAACGCCGACAGGATCCGCTTCGTCCTGGACGTCCTTCTGCCTGAA GCCATCATCTGTGCGATCGCTGCGGTGGACGCCGTGGATTACGAGACGGCCGAGGCGAAGTACCTCCGAGGACCTTCGCTCAGCTACCG ggaaaaagaaatgtttgataACCAGATCCTGGAAGAAAGGAGTCAGCGGTGCTGA